Genomic DNA from Veillonella criceti:
TTAACAATTTAACGGCACGAATAGCGTCATCATTAGCTGGGATTGGGAAGTCGATTTCATCAGGATCACAGTTAGTGTCTACAGTAGCTACTACTGGAATACCTAATTTTTTAGCTTCTGCAATGGCAATACGTTCTTTCTTAGGGTCAATTACGAATAAAGCACCTGGCATTTTAGGCATGTCTTTGATACCGCCAAGATATTTTTCCAATTTTTCCATTTCATGACGTAAGCCAATAACTTCTTTTTTAGGAAGAAGTTCGAATGTACCATCTTCAGCCATTTTTTCAAGCTGTTTTAAACGTTTAACACGTAATTCGATAGTTTTGAAGTTAGTTAACATACCACCTAACCAACGTTCATTTACATAGAACATGTTAGCGCGGATAGCTTCTTCTTTAACGGATTCTTGAGCTTGTTTTTTAGTGCCCACGAAAAGAATTACTTCGCCGTTTTGAGCTACTTCACGAAGGAAGTCATAAGCTTCTTCTACTTTTTTAACTGTTTTCTGAAGGTCGATGATATAAATACCATTACGTTCAGTGAAGATGAACTTAGCCATCTTAGGATTCCATCTTCTAGTCTGGTGACCGAAATGTACGCCGGCCTCCAATAATTGTTTCATTGATACTACTGCCATGTTGGCACCTCCTGTTAATAAACCTCCGCAGCATCATATTCAATATAAATCAGGACCATTCCTGACACAGACATTGAATCAGACTGCGTGCGTAATTTTTCATACTTTAAGAGTATATCACATGGAATATAGCTATGACAAGGGGTTTTAGTTAAAAATTCTTGCTACATTTTCGTATAACCGCCATACACATCACGGCTTTCTCTATCTTCGCTATTCACACGAACACGTTCTACTTTATAACGATCACTTGGTTTACCATGAACTAAATCCACACGGAAGCGATCTGCTTTTTCAACGGCCACCATTTCTTGAGCGAATTCTTCCGTAGCACGAGCCATATTACCATCAATAAAAGCACCATTTTGTAAGGCTCGATAAATAACAGCAGCAAACTCATAGCGAGTCATAGATTGATCACCTTTAAACTCACCATCTGGATAGCCTACTAATAAGCCTTTATCAGCCAATGTTTTCACATAGGCATACGCCCAATGATTCTCTGGCACATCTGGGAAATTTACATCTAAGGCAGTGCTAGTTTGCCCTACATTATTCACAGCCCCAGAACGTTGTTGTGCTTCCAATTGATCAATACGAGCCTTGAGAGTTTCAATTTCCTTAGCCATGGCTACACGGGAACGAGATACACCACTGCTTTGACCAATGTTGAAATTAAGGCCTGCGGAAATCATATTTTCTCCATTACCCATGGAAGATGCCACATTAACCATCACATCTTCATTTGGGCGATAGAACGCACCCACTGCCATAGCATTCGCATTGCCATAATTACCATAGCCTACAGAGAAACTCCATTTATCATCAGGATTAAAGTCTAATGGATGTAAACCAGCAAGTGCAGCTGCACCAGCACCGACTTTATCCATACGATTATCAAGACTATTAATACGTCCATCTACACCATTAACACGATTACTCAAATCATTAATCTGTTCAGTATGAGTGTTAATAGTTTGTGTATTATTAGTTACTTGTGATTTTAAATCCTTAATATCGCCAGTATTAATCGTCACTTGGTTCCCGAACACAGTCACTTGATCGCCTATAGTACTTACTTGATCACCAAGCTTTGTAATATTATTTGTATTATTGGTAATGGAATTTCTTATATCTTCAGCTAGTGAAACTGTAAAGGTATGCTTTGTAGCATTGCCTTTTTCATCTGTACCGGCTGGCGTTTCTGTTACAATAATGCCATTGCCTTGTTTTACATCTACTGCATTAGCATTTACATATTCTCTTACAGAAGTTTCTACAGATTTTAATTGCGCCACATTGACAGCATCGCTATCTTCTGAACCTGCTGCGACATGAGTAATTTGACGAGTCGCTGAATCACTGCCTACTGAAACGGCACCTAGATTGCCTTTTACAGTGGCTGCAATAGCTGCCTTAGCTGTTTCAGTGCTATTAGCTGCTCCATAGACTTGATTATTTGCGGCAGAGGCTGTATTAGTTACACTCACATTTTGTAACGCCTCACGACTCGCTACGGATTCACTGCCTAGAGCGACGCCACTCTCTACGGAACTTTTTGCATTATATCCTAGGGCCACACCATTAGCTTTTGAACTCTCTGCACTACGCCCAATCGCCACGCTATTAGTATCGGTACTTTTCGCTTCATGCCCAATGGCTACAGTATCAGTAGCCGTGGATGTAGCATTACGCCCTACAGCCACAGAATCACTTGCACTTGCTAATGCATCAGTACCAACAGCAACGGAGTAGTCACCAGATGCATTCCATTGAGCCAATTCAGTCGCATATGTACTGGTTTCACCGCCTTTAGTATACCAGCTTTTTACACTTTTGGTAGAAGTTCCAAGGGCAATAGCATTTTTACCACTCGCTCCAGCCCCCCAACCAGCGGCCAAAGCATAATTACCTGTAGCCGCAGCACCAGCCCCTAAGGCAGCAGACCGATTTCCTAAGGCTTCAGCACCATTTCCCAAGGCAGTAGCTTGCCCACCAGACGCATAACTATGGGTCCCAACAGCACTGTCTGCCTGATTCATTGCTTTTGCGTCATCACCTAAGGCAGTAGTTTGGCTGTGTAAAGCATAGGCTTTATATCCAAGTGCCGAAGCCCCCCAGCCAGATGCTTTTGTATCACCACCAATGGCTACAGCATTACCACCATGGTTTTCTAAATCGTCTAGACCAGCTGCATACTGTTGATTATCAATTCGCAGATTATCAATTTTAGCTTTTAGCTCCTTCGCATCAATTTCAATGCTAGCATTGTACACCTTCGCATTTTGTCCATATGCAGTACTTTTTACGCCATGCCCCCAAGCACCATCGCCAATGACAGTTGAACTATCTTCAGTGGCACTTACTCCATTGCCGATGGCCAGTGAATTGTACCCCAATGCATTAGCATTAGTCCCTACAGCTATAGCTTGACTTCCTGACGTATGGGCGTTAGTTCCAATGGCAATGGCATTTTGACCACTAGTCTTAGCTTTACCAGCATTTGAAAGATTATCACTATAATCTGAATCTCTAACCACATTAGCCCCAAAACCAAGAGCAATAGCATTAGCTGCAACTTCATCTATCTCTGCAGATGTACCTGTAGCAATGCTACGAACTGCTTTCGCCTTAGCGCCATTCCCTAATGCCAAGGAATTTTCTTTGTCAGCTTTAGTATTTGCTCCTACTGCCACACTATTATTACCAGTCGCTACAGGTTTATTCTCAGTAGAATTTACCACTACATAGTCAGCACTTTCCCCATATACTGCATAGTTCCCCCACAAAGAACTCACGGCACTCAATACTAACACTGCAAGTATTTGTTTATTTTTTTGTTTCATTCAATCACCTATCATACTTTAAAACATACTAATGCTCATTACATTATTTTCATATTATAAAATATAATAAATGTTTAATCAATATATTATCTAATAATATGATGTAATATACATTTCTTATATCATATAATTAGAATTCATTTCTTACATAACAAATCAAATAAAACACGATATTTAGTCATTTTATAAAATAACATATTTTTATTTGATAGTTCAAAATAGAGATTATCCATATTTTAATAATCAATACCAAATT
This window encodes:
- the rpsB gene encoding 30S ribosomal protein S2, whose product is MAVVSMKQLLEAGVHFGHQTRRWNPKMAKFIFTERNGIYIIDLQKTVKKVEEAYDFLREVAQNGEVILFVGTKKQAQESVKEEAIRANMFYVNERWLGGMLTNFKTIELRVKRLKQLEKMAEDGTFELLPKKEVIGLRHEMEKLEKYLGGIKDMPKMPGALFVIDPKKERIAIAEAKKLGIPVVATVDTNCDPDEIDFPIPANDDAIRAVKLLTGKMADAVLEGRQGESLDDQGEHQEAADQAMKQMEADSTEMVQDGQG
- a CDS encoding S-layer homology domain-containing protein, producing MKQKNKQILAVLVLSAVSSLWGNYAVYGESADYVVVNSTENKPVATGNNSVAVGANTKADKENSLALGNGAKAKAVRSIATGTSAEIDEVAANAIALGFGANVVRDSDYSDNLSNAGKAKTSGQNAIAIGTNAHTSGSQAIAVGTNANALGYNSLAIGNGVSATEDSSTVIGDGAWGHGVKSTAYGQNAKVYNASIEIDAKELKAKIDNLRIDNQQYAAGLDDLENHGGNAVAIGGDTKASGWGASALGYKAYALHSQTTALGDDAKAMNQADSAVGTHSYASGGQATALGNGAEALGNRSAALGAGAAATGNYALAAGWGAGASGKNAIALGTSTKSVKSWYTKGGETSTYATELAQWNASGDYSVAVGTDALASASDSVAVGRNATSTATDTVAIGHEAKSTDTNSVAIGRSAESSKANGVALGYNAKSSVESGVALGSESVASREALQNVSVTNTASAANNQVYGAANSTETAKAAIAATVKGNLGAVSVGSDSATRQITHVAAGSEDSDAVNVAQLKSVETSVREYVNANAVDVKQGNGIIVTETPAGTDEKGNATKHTFTVSLAEDIRNSITNNTNNITKLGDQVSTIGDQVTVFGNQVTINTGDIKDLKSQVTNNTQTINTHTEQINDLSNRVNGVDGRINSLDNRMDKVGAGAAALAGLHPLDFNPDDKWSFSVGYGNYGNANAMAVGAFYRPNEDVMVNVASSMGNGENMISAGLNFNIGQSSGVSRSRVAMAKEIETLKARIDQLEAQQRSGAVNNVGQTSTALDVNFPDVPENHWAYAYVKTLADKGLLVGYPDGEFKGDQSMTRYEFAAVIYRALQNGAFIDGNMARATEEFAQEMVAVEKADRFRVDLVHGKPSDRYKVERVRVNSEDRESRDVYGGYTKM